GtgtcttttgagcatttttggTCTCCTGCAACCATCATACCCTTtgaccattttttttctttttggcaGTCAGCACGCTCTTCAAGCAATTTTTGCTCTCCAGTAACCGCTGCACCCTTTGAACATTTATTTTGCTCTCCCGTATTGCCAAATCCTTTACCCTGTGATAGGACTGCCCTTTTTATGAAATCATTACAGTTCGTGACTCATGGCCAACTGCTTTATGTGAAACTCTTTAGTGCTTGGTCATTGGTCACTGCCTATAGatatttaaagttttcaaatttggTGCTAGAACAATGTTTGTGAGTAGGCTGTATAAtatctttgttttctttgaagTTAGATATCTAGTTTATGGTTCTATGGTTCACTTGATCTGCTATTCAATGTTGATGATTTTTTAAATGTGGTTTCATCGCAGACGTATGTGACAAGATAGTTGAAAGTTTGTATAGCAAACGCAGAAACCATCTTCTAGTGCAATCCCTATCTGGGGAAGAGTCTTCTATTGTTGGGAATGGAAACATAAATGATGAATTGGATTTACGAATAGCAAGCGTCCTTCAGAGCACAGGACACCGTCACGAAGGTGGATTCTGGACAGACCATGCTAAGCATGATCCGTCTGATAGTGAAAGGCATGTTGCAATAGTCACAACTGCTAGTCTTCCTTGGATGACAGGAACAGCTGTAAACCCCCTATTTCGAGCTGCATATTTATCACAATCTGCAAAGCAGAAAGTCACTCTGTTGGTTCCATGGCTTTCTAAATCAGATCAAGAGCTTGTTTATCCCAGCAGTCTTACTTTTACTTCACCAGAAGAACAGGAAGTTTACATACGTAGCTGGCTTGAAGAAAGGATTGGTTTTAAGGCAGActtcaaaatttctttttatcctGGGAAGGTAAGTTTTCAGTAGAATTATTCCTTTATGTTTCATATCACTTATGTCAATGTTTACATTTCTTCATTCTCATGTGTAGTTTTCAAAGGAAAGACGGAGTATAATACCTGCTGGAGATACTTCTCAATTTATACCATCCAAGGATGCTGACATTGCTATCCTGGAAGAGCCGGAACATTTAAATTGGTATCATCATGGCAAACGTTGGACTGACAAATTCAACCATGTTGTTGGTATTGTTCACACAAATTACTTGGAATATATCAAGAGGGAGAAAAATGGAGCACTCCAGGCATTCTTTGTGAAACACATAAACAACTGGGTTACAAGAGCATACTGCCACAAGGTATGTAATTTATCGTTCTAGTATTTTTCTTGGGctttccttctctttaaaagtAGAAACTCCTTTATTCtgaaaaaaagttacttttttaaagctttttataaaattgtgtttGACCAGACTTTTCCTTTAAGGagaagataaattaaaaaagtctAGGCCAGCACTACCTAACTCAGGAGATTATTAGATGGTTTTGGtgtttttgttgataaaagGATTTCTAACCATAAAAGAATTAATCAAGAGAAAAGGTGCTAAATTTTTTGCTTATATACTCAGGTTCTTCGTCTCTCAGCTGCTACTCAGAATTTACCCAAGTCTGTAATTTGCAATGTTCATGGTGTGAATCCAAAGTTCTTGGAAATTGGAGAAAAAATTGCTGCAGAGAGGGAGCTTGGGCAGAAATCCTTTACAAAAGGGGCGTATTTCTTGGGAAAGATGGTGTGGGCAAAGGGATATAAGGAGTTGATAGATTTATTAGCAAAGCATAAGGCGGACCTTGACGGCTTCAAGTTGGATGTGTTTGGAAATGGAGAGGATGCTAATGAAGTTCAGAGTGCAGCTAGGAAGTTAGATTTGAATCTCAGCTTTCAAAAAGGAAGAGATCATGCAGACGATTCTCTTCACGGGTAGGAACAGTCTGAAAACTGAGCTCCGAAATTTATAGTGAAATATATTCACAACAATAGTCCCCAATTTGTTGTGAAATACACCTAAATGAAATGgtggaaataaattttgaagttaCACATGTATTACAACGTGAAACTGTGCTATGTTTTACTCCCTTACCTTCTTAAGGTGCATTGAATCAATTGATTGTGTTCAGAAAATGCAATATCCAAAGCTATCTTTTATACATGCATGCTGCACATTCACCTACACATGATTCTTTCTCATGCTTTACATACCCTGACAATCTGAAActtgttttttataaaatttgttccTGTTTTGACACAATTTATCCTTCTTGTAGGTACAAAGTTTTTATAAATCCTAGCATTAGCGATGTGCTATGCACTGCTACAGCTGAGGCACTTGCCATGGGAAAATTTGTAGTTTGTGCAGATCATCCGTCAAACGAGTTCTTCAGGTCATTTCCCAACTGTTTGACGTACAGGACGTCCGAAGACTTTGTGGCAAAAGTAAAAGAAGCATTAGAAAACGAGCCGTATCCTCTAACACCTGAGCAAAGATATCAACTTTCTTGGGAGGCCGCTACTCAAAGATTTATGGAATATTCTGAGCTTGACAGCATCCTGAATAAGGAAAATAATGGTGAAAAGTCAAGCCTGGATAAAGGAAAGCTCGTTCCCAAGTCAGTTTCAATGCCTAATCT
This sequence is a window from Vigna angularis cultivar LongXiaoDou No.4 chromosome 2, ASM1680809v1, whole genome shotgun sequence. Protein-coding genes within it:
- the LOC108329119 gene encoding digalactosyldiacylglycerol synthase 1, chloroplastic; this encodes MATHPQTPTSSNAFSFLSKGWREVRDSADADIQLMRDRANSFKDLATSFDRELENFFNSATPPFSVPAMRSPPPREIEFVKSLRPKLSEIRRAYSSPDFSKRVLEKWSPRSRIRIDLSAIKKAIVSAEEDGIVDFEKRGRRLSFWEEWKNEGEGESKDWEPIRALKIRLKEFEKRGSSFEAFKNSEFLEKVKSGLKSMCKEPEESKEVPPLDVPELLAYFVKQSGPFLDHLGVKRDVCDKIVESLYSKRRNHLLVQSLSGEESSIVGNGNINDELDLRIASVLQSTGHRHEGGFWTDHAKHDPSDSERHVAIVTTASLPWMTGTAVNPLFRAAYLSQSAKQKVTLLVPWLSKSDQELVYPSSLTFTSPEEQEVYIRSWLEERIGFKADFKISFYPGKFSKERRSIIPAGDTSQFIPSKDADIAILEEPEHLNWYHHGKRWTDKFNHVVGIVHTNYLEYIKREKNGALQAFFVKHINNWVTRAYCHKVLRLSAATQNLPKSVICNVHGVNPKFLEIGEKIAAERELGQKSFTKGAYFLGKMVWAKGYKELIDLLAKHKADLDGFKLDVFGNGEDANEVQSAARKLDLNLSFQKGRDHADDSLHGYKVFINPSISDVLCTATAEALAMGKFVVCADHPSNEFFRSFPNCLTYRTSEDFVAKVKEALENEPYPLTPEQRYQLSWEAATQRFMEYSELDSILNKENNGEKSSLDKGKLVPKSVSMPNLTELVDGGLAFAHYCLTGNEFLRLCTGAIPGTRDYDKQHCKDLHLLPPQVENPIYGW